From Acidipropionibacterium acidipropionici, one genomic window encodes:
- a CDS encoding DEAD/DEAH box helicase, with protein MRLAEALDDMLDARPPVETDRGERPAGWDSPGARPIDPDMALDHIERAVSRDGLTMYDHQEEAILEILTGSHVIVTTPTGSGKSLIAAAAHFACVAGGGRSYYTAPIKALVSEKFFDLCAIFGAARVGMVTGDASVNADAPIICCTAEILANIALREGRHAAVDQVVMDEFHFIGDPDRGWAWQVPLSELPQAQQIIMSATLGDVSQLAEDLTAGTGRPTTVITGVTRPVPLLYEWSMESDHDTVEQLVEEQKAPVYIVHPSQKAALERAQSLTSMKLVSTEERHGIAAEIADFRFSKGFGSTVRKFITSGIGVHHAGMLPKYRRLVETLAQQGRLKVICGTDTLGVGINVPIRTVMFIALTKFDGRRMRVLKSREFHQIAGRAGRAGFDSVGYVVAEAPEHVVANAKAAAKAGDDPKKQRRIKKQKAPEGFINFDEETFKKLIASTPETLHARMRITDAMLLNLLSRDEDTVAAVKHLVDAATSSAAERKRLYRRAIQLGRALLHSGVVHRLDEPTPGGRRYAMNEDLQEDFALNQPLSAFAAEAIETLDPDSATHALDVVSVIEATLDNPMTLLYAQQRLARGEAIGELKAEGYDYEDRMAAVEDVEWPRPLGETLDALFEIFAPSHPWVPADALSPKSIVRDMYERAMTFGEFCAFYKVQRSEGLVLRYLTDAYRALRQTVPEAERTEELSDLISWLGEVIRTTDSSLIDEWEALTHPEESDEPEEVRPVHTFTSNQRAFRVALRNAMFRKVILAADDDFEGLAALEPDGSPMKARDWEDALGSYWDEHEEINDGPDARSPAMLVIENEFGRRDSRIRLVRQIIDDPEGNHDWSITATVDLDECDEADDLILRTRAFSRLD; from the coding sequence GTGCGACTGGCCGAGGCACTGGACGACATGCTGGACGCCCGCCCGCCCGTCGAGACCGACCGGGGCGAGCGGCCCGCCGGATGGGACTCCCCCGGAGCCCGGCCGATCGACCCCGACATGGCCCTGGATCACATCGAGCGGGCAGTGTCGCGCGACGGGCTGACGATGTACGACCACCAGGAGGAGGCGATCCTGGAGATCCTCACCGGATCCCACGTCATCGTCACCACCCCCACCGGATCGGGCAAATCCCTCATCGCTGCCGCCGCCCACTTCGCATGCGTCGCAGGAGGCGGCCGCTCCTACTACACCGCCCCCATCAAGGCGCTGGTCAGCGAGAAGTTCTTCGACCTGTGCGCGATCTTCGGGGCCGCCCGGGTCGGCATGGTCACAGGCGACGCCTCGGTGAACGCCGACGCCCCGATCATCTGCTGCACCGCGGAGATCCTGGCCAATATCGCGCTGCGCGAGGGCCGCCACGCCGCCGTCGACCAGGTGGTCATGGACGAGTTCCACTTCATCGGCGACCCCGACCGCGGCTGGGCCTGGCAGGTCCCACTCTCCGAACTCCCCCAGGCCCAGCAGATCATCATGAGCGCCACCCTCGGCGACGTCTCCCAGCTGGCTGAGGACCTCACCGCCGGGACGGGCAGGCCCACCACCGTCATCACCGGGGTCACCCGTCCCGTGCCGCTGCTCTACGAGTGGTCGATGGAGTCCGATCACGACACCGTCGAACAGCTCGTCGAGGAGCAGAAGGCGCCGGTCTACATCGTCCATCCCTCTCAGAAGGCGGCCCTGGAGAGGGCGCAGTCACTCACCTCGATGAAGCTTGTGAGCACCGAGGAACGCCACGGGATCGCCGCCGAGATCGCCGACTTCCGCTTCTCCAAGGGGTTCGGCTCCACGGTGCGCAAATTCATCACCTCGGGCATTGGGGTCCACCACGCCGGGATGCTGCCCAAATACCGGCGGCTGGTGGAGACCCTGGCCCAGCAGGGCCGGCTCAAGGTGATCTGCGGCACCGACACCCTGGGTGTGGGGATCAACGTCCCGATCCGCACCGTGATGTTCATCGCCCTCACCAAATTCGACGGCCGCCGGATGCGGGTGCTGAAATCCCGCGAGTTCCACCAGATCGCGGGGCGGGCCGGGCGTGCCGGCTTCGACTCCGTCGGCTACGTCGTCGCCGAGGCCCCCGAGCACGTCGTCGCCAATGCCAAGGCCGCCGCCAAGGCGGGGGACGACCCGAAGAAGCAGCGCAGGATCAAGAAGCAGAAGGCGCCGGAGGGGTTCATCAACTTCGACGAGGAGACTTTCAAGAAGCTCATCGCCTCGACCCCCGAGACCCTGCATGCGCGGATGCGGATCACCGACGCGATGCTGCTCAACCTGCTCTCGCGCGACGAGGACACCGTGGCCGCCGTCAAGCACCTGGTCGACGCTGCCACCTCCAGCGCCGCGGAGCGCAAGCGCCTCTACCGCCGCGCCATCCAGCTGGGCCGCGCCCTGCTGCACTCCGGCGTCGTCCACCGTCTCGACGAGCCCACCCCGGGAGGCCGCCGCTACGCCATGAACGAGGACCTCCAGGAGGACTTCGCCCTCAACCAGCCGCTGAGCGCCTTCGCCGCCGAGGCCATCGAGACCCTCGACCCGGACTCGGCCACCCACGCCCTGGACGTCGTCTCGGTGATCGAGGCCACCCTCGACAACCCCATGACCCTCCTCTACGCCCAGCAGCGGCTGGCCCGCGGCGAGGCGATCGGGGAGCTGAAGGCCGAGGGCTACGACTACGAGGACCGGATGGCCGCCGTCGAGGACGTCGAGTGGCCCCGGCCGCTCGGCGAGACCCTCGACGCCCTCTTCGAGATCTTCGCCCCCTCCCATCCGTGGGTGCCGGCCGACGCCCTGTCCCCCAAGTCGATCGTCCGCGACATGTACGAGCGGGCCATGACCTTCGGCGAGTTCTGCGCCTTCTACAAGGTGCAGCGCTCCGAGGGCCTTGTGCTGCGCTACCTCACCGACGCCTACCGGGCGCTGCGCCAGACCGTCCCGGAAGCCGAGCGCACCGAGGAACTCAGCGACCTCATCTCCTGGCTGGGCGAGGTGATCCGCACCACCGACTCCTCCCTCATCGACGAGTGGGAGGCCCTCACCCACCCCGAGGAGTCCGACGAGCCCGAGGAGGTGCGCCCGGTGCACACCTTCACCTCCAACCAGCGGGCCTTCCGGGTGGCGCTGCGCAACGCCATGTTCCGCAAGGTGATCCTGGCCGCCGACGACGACTTCGAGGGTCTGGCCGCCCTGGAGCCCGACGGGTCGCCGATGAAGGCCCGGGACTGGGAGGACGCGCTGGGCTCATACTGGGACGAGCACGAGGAGATCAACGACGGGCCCGACGCCCGCTCCCCAGCCATGCTGGTGATCGAGAACGAGTTCGGACGCCGGGACTCCCGGATCAGGCTGGTG